The window ACGAAATCTAACTTCCACTGGCGCAAAGTTACTCATGAAACTCATACATTATTAAGAAACCCCGCCAACAGATCCAACCAAACCGGAATCACCAAGCCAGAAGTCTATCAAATCGATTTAGGGAAAGCCTTCCGCAAGGCCTTCCGGGAAATGACCATATCAAAGAATACAGCAAATCGATATCGACTCCACATGAAACGATGAGAACCTTTACCGCTGTCCCTGATCAGAAGAAGCTTGATGACGTAATCGTGGTCAACCAGAGCCCTAACAGGTGGAGCAGTCACCGCGGCAATCACGTTTAATGCCTCACAGATGATAAGAAAAGAAGACCGATCAATCACGGGCAACAACTAAGAAAGTAAGAATCCATTGAACTGCGATACAGGCCAGATCCAACCAAGCTACCGATGGAAACAGAGGAAAAATCCCCACCGATCAAGACGAACCCAAATagcagaaaaggaaaatgaagaaaaagCTTACATGATTCCTCGATTTGTAACAGACGGCCAAGCAGAAGGCTTCAAGATCTCGACGAGAACAGGCGCTCTCTCTTTCGCACCCTGGCCGTGAAGGGGACTTGCGATTGGAAGACGACGATTTCGGGGAGAAGCATAAAGCCACCAACTCGAACTATATATATATGTTCGATTCCAATCCATTAGCCGACGATGTACCCGAGTTTTTATTAGAAGGATCAGCGGGACCGTCCGGATGTGTCCGCGATGTCTTAGTTTGTGTATACTAATGGGTGACTCGAAATACATCTGCAATACAGCAAGTTATGTACACGCGTGAGCGACTCGTAATGCATCAGTCAGACAGCAGTTTGTGTACACGCACGAGATATAGCACAATTCCACCGCAATTATtccaagtaattaactaagtctttgaatttgattaatttaaatattattgaactttttaaaatttttatatttttaaatgtatttaatTAGTTGATGAGTGTACTGTTATAAATATTCgtctatttaaaaaaatattcataattttaatatttatttattaataaatatgattcacAGATCTAAATGCAtatctatttaaatttaaatttaattaattaaataattttcttcCCTAGCCTCATTGATTAGTTAACTGCTGAAAAATAAAACTATTCTCCTTGTTTGTTTACCATTTATTAGTGGAAACAAGAATAAGAATAGTGGatcaaaatagatttttaataTTAGtagattttaagaaaaaaaaattttaacatatattatttaattagatATTCAGATTGGATATCGATACCTTTATCATCCCTAGCTAAGAACATAAATATGTTTTCTAGAAAATTTATGCCTACAAATTCAACTATTAATAATGTTAACTTATCATGACAGGTAATAGAGAAATACAGGGGAAATAAAAATTCAGTCTTAATTGGCTCTTGAAAAACTCGTGAAAAAATTCGTCCACAACATTATGATTGCCacactcaaaaaggaaaaaggtttttccaagtatattttttaaaaaggtaATTATATCAAAATAATAGAATTTGTATCCTGATAAGGTTACCATAACAACTTGGAAGTCTAACAAACAGCCCAATCTATATCATACTAAAAATGCTTACTCGGAAGATTTAAACGAAAAAATGTTCCAGCTTTAACAAAACAATAATGAAAAAGGAATATTGATTGACCCAGAAACATATTATGAAGGATTTAAGACAACTAAAACCGTCTTCAATTAGACCAGGAAGAAAAATCTACATCATACTCTTTATTTGATACGGTAGTAAAGATCCTGCAAATATTTGTCGACTAGATACGACAATTTTCAGTGtcagaagttttttttttaataagagcCAACGGCAGTGTGCTCAGTTTATGTACAAAAGATTTTCCATTATTAGCATTTTATTCAAGATCTGGAACTCCAAATTTCAGGCTGTCGAAAGATTCAATGCTTTGCAGTTGGAGCTCCATTTCCGGAGCAGCAAACGTTACCTTGAATCTCCTGATTCATTTTGTAAAAGTTCACTATCTTCTGGTCTAATTGGTAGTAATGAATCATCTTCTTTAGAGGTTTCAAATCCAAGTCAATATAGTAAGCCTGCAGCCACGCATAACACGTTAGATACAAAAGCAACCAATTGACTGTGGGATTGAAGGCTACATTATTAGTGTCAATTATAAAAGTAATTCTGCCACAGGATTGAGAAAAAATTTAGCCACAGGATGATTGAGAAAAAATCTATCATGCAATTACAGCACAATTAGTTGTAGTATCACCCATCCAATTCCATTGCAGCTAATATgatattaaaaacaaaaaaaaaacataaaacataAACCACCAAAAAAAAATGGATCAGGGAAACAGAACAATTTAGTAAACAAGAATCGATTGACTGTGTGATGTTCAGCGATGTCAGGCTATATTTAGAAAAGTGATATTGCTCTTCCTAATAAATCTCCTCTTCCtcaatcttcttcctctctgttccTCTAGGTGCGTAACCATGGGATACAGGGCTTCTAAGCCGCCCGCCACGAGTACTTCGCAATTTACCCCGACGACTAGTGGAAAACTTCCATGAGGCTAGATCGGTCACCCCTGGTTTAGTGTTATCTGGTTCAACATTTTTTTTCCTCTCTGTTACTCAATTTGTAATTCTCCTAATCCTCTCTATAACTATGCCTCTTGTTCTCCACCGCTATCTAAAACTTAAGATGATGATCTAGTAATCTAGGACACAGGAGAATATATAATTAGCCATGCATTTCTTAACAGCGCTAATAAATAATGTTAAGTACCTTGTAATCATagctttgatttgatgatttggaAAAAACAGTATCATGATTAGAGGCACTGTGTCCATCTTCTGAAGGCCTAAAGCTGATCATCAGGCTACAATCTTTAGCAGTAGCAGCTATAAGATAGTCCCCAACAATTTTTAGGCTTTCCTCCCATGGTAGAGAATGCAAGGATGAATATTTATGCAAAACCTCTGCCTTGCTCAAATTTTTGCAGACTGAACAAGGCTGAGAAATAATATTGTAATATAGATGAATTGCCCCTTCTATGTCAAGAATATCCATCTTTTGAGTTGCAAGAAGTCTATGTAAAATCTCAGACCTTAGTAGTATCTCTGCTGTTAACTCTAGCAAGCTAACTAACTGTAAGCCACTGGCAGCAATCAGATCTGCAATTGCATTTTCTGTTTTAGGAGACAGTACAGAATTATTATCTGCGCCACCTCCTAATCCTCCATAGATGAGAGCGCCATTCATAAATATACGGAAATTGTTCTGAGGAGATGTAAACAAAGCAGTAATGGCGAGTAGCATTCTATCCCTTGATCCAGAGAACAGATC is drawn from Zingiber officinale cultivar Zhangliang chromosome 1B, Zo_v1.1, whole genome shotgun sequence and contains these coding sequences:
- the LOC122049721 gene encoding inositol-pentakisphosphate 2-kinase IPK1-like, whose translation is MSHHRQEEHAILRESDAKDWFYKGEGAANLVLGYSGSSPSLVGKVLRIQKSAKQINLSENGCLVLSDEERLIWRGVGELVKSTSKEAAARAFVQCVMTNYLDSKHIDPGIPIPVFKEFLEAVEMNINSQRPTWRVAASNIDNLCGSALLISDHSIISGAPKSDFCFAVEIKPKCGFLPSSEYIAEANSIKKHVTRFKMHQFLKLHQGEVSQVSGYDPLDLFSGSRDRMLLAITALFTSPQNNFRIFMNGALIYGGLGGGADNNSVLSPKTENAIADLIAASGLQLVSLLELTAEILLRSEILHRLLATQKMDILDIEGAIHLYYNIISQPCSVCKNLSKAEVLHKYSSLHSLPWEESLKIVGDYLIAATAKDCSLMISFRPSEDGHSASNHDTVFSKSSNQSYDYKAYYIDLDLKPLKKMIHYYQLDQKIVNFYKMNQEIQGNVCCSGNGAPTAKH